One window of the Alicyclobacillus dauci genome contains the following:
- a CDS encoding cold-shock protein — translation MQQGTVKWFNAEKGFGFISVEGGDDVFVHFSAIQGNGFKSLDEGQRVEFDIVEGPKGPQAANVYKL, via the coding sequence TTGCAACAAGGAACGGTTAAGTGGTTTAACGCTGAAAAGGGCTTCGGTTTCATTTCCGTTGAAGGCGGCGACGATGTATTCGTACACTTCAGCGCAATTCAAGGTAACGGATTCAAATCACTTGACGAAGGTCAACGAGTAGAGTTCGACATCGTTGAAGGACCAAAAGGCCCACAAGCTGCGAACGTCTACAAGCTGTAA